In Pelmatolapia mariae isolate MD_Pm_ZW linkage group LG2, Pm_UMD_F_2, whole genome shotgun sequence, one DNA window encodes the following:
- the aldob gene encoding fructose-bisphosphate aldolase B isoform X2 produces the protein MTHPFPSLSPEQKRELSDIAQRIVAPGKGILAADESTGTMAKRLQKINVENTEENRRSFRDILFTSDASFSNCVGGIIFFHETLYQKSDSGKLFPQLVKEKGIVVGIKVDKGTAGLMGTDGETTTQGLDGLSERCAQYKKDGCDFAKWRCVLKISDGCPSALAIAENANVLARYASICQQNGLVPIVEPEILPDGDHDLQRCQYATEKVLAAVYKALSDHHVYLEGTLLKPNMVTAGHSCSKKYTSQEVAMATVTALRRTVPASVPGICFLSGGQSEEEASVNLNAINQVPLHRPWKLTFSYGRALQASALAAWKGKAENRAATQQAFITRAKINGLASKGEYKPTGAAAQASTQSLYTASYVY, from the exons ATGACTCATCCGTTCCCATCCCTTTCTCCGGAGCAGAAGAGGGAGCTCTCTGACATTGCTCAGAGGATCGTGGCTCCAGGAAAGGGAATCCTGGCTGCAGATGAATCAACAG GCACCATGGCGAAGCGGCTCCAGAAAATCAACGTGGAGAACACCGAGGAGAACCGCCGCAGCTTCCGTGACATCCTCTTCACCTCTGATGCCTCCTTCTCAAACTGTGTGGGCGGCATCATCTTCTTCCACGAGACACTCTACCAGAAGTCAGACAGTGGCAAGCTGTTCCCCCAGCTCGTCAAGGAAAAGGGCATTGTTGTTGGCATCAAG GTGGACAAAGGCACAGCCGGTCTGATGGGAACAGATGGAGAGACCACCACACAAG GTCTTGATGGCCTCTCAGAGCGCTGTGCCCAGTACAAAAAGGACGGCTGCGACTTTGCCAAGTGGAGGTGTGTGCTCAAGATCTCAGATGGCTGCCCATCAGCTCTTGCCATTGCAGAGAATGCCAATGTCCTCGCCAGATATGCCAGTATCTGCCAACAG AATGGCCTTGTGCCCATTGTGGAGCCAGAGATCCTGCCTGATGGAGACCATGACCTTCAGCGTTGCCAGTACGCCACAGAAAAG GTCCTGGCTGCTGTGTACAAGGCTCTGTCTGACCACCACGTGTACCTGGAGGGCACTCTGCTGAAGCCCAACATGGTCACTGCTGGACACTCCTGCTCTAAGAAGTACACCTCTCAGGAAGTTGCCATGGCTACAGTGACTGCTCTGAGGCGCACCGTGCCTGCCTCAGTGCCTG GCATCTGCTTCCTGTCCGGAGGGCAGAGTGAAGAGGAGGCCTCCGTCAACCTGAACGCCATCAATCAGGTTCCCCTGCACCGCCCCTGGAAGCTGACCTTCTCTTACGGTCGTGCACTCCAGGCTTCCGCTCTTGCCGCCTGGAAGGGCAAAGCTGAAAACAGGGCAGCCACACAGCAAGCTTTCATCACCAGAGCCAAG ATCAATGGCCTGGCTTCCAAAGGAGAGTACAAGCCCACCGGTGCAGCTGCCCAGGCCTCCACACAGTCTCTGTACACTGCCAGCTATGTATATTAA
- the aldob gene encoding fructose-bisphosphate aldolase B isoform X1 translates to MAVMRRMTHPFPSLSPEQKRELSDIAQRIVAPGKGILAADESTGTMAKRLQKINVENTEENRRSFRDILFTSDASFSNCVGGIIFFHETLYQKSDSGKLFPQLVKEKGIVVGIKVDKGTAGLMGTDGETTTQGLDGLSERCAQYKKDGCDFAKWRCVLKISDGCPSALAIAENANVLARYASICQQNGLVPIVEPEILPDGDHDLQRCQYATEKVLAAVYKALSDHHVYLEGTLLKPNMVTAGHSCSKKYTSQEVAMATVTALRRTVPASVPGICFLSGGQSEEEASVNLNAINQVPLHRPWKLTFSYGRALQASALAAWKGKAENRAATQQAFITRAKINGLASKGEYKPTGAAAQASTQSLYTASYVY, encoded by the exons ATGGCTGTAATGAGAAG GATGACTCATCCGTTCCCATCCCTTTCTCCGGAGCAGAAGAGGGAGCTCTCTGACATTGCTCAGAGGATCGTGGCTCCAGGAAAGGGAATCCTGGCTGCAGATGAATCAACAG GCACCATGGCGAAGCGGCTCCAGAAAATCAACGTGGAGAACACCGAGGAGAACCGCCGCAGCTTCCGTGACATCCTCTTCACCTCTGATGCCTCCTTCTCAAACTGTGTGGGCGGCATCATCTTCTTCCACGAGACACTCTACCAGAAGTCAGACAGTGGCAAGCTGTTCCCCCAGCTCGTCAAGGAAAAGGGCATTGTTGTTGGCATCAAG GTGGACAAAGGCACAGCCGGTCTGATGGGAACAGATGGAGAGACCACCACACAAG GTCTTGATGGCCTCTCAGAGCGCTGTGCCCAGTACAAAAAGGACGGCTGCGACTTTGCCAAGTGGAGGTGTGTGCTCAAGATCTCAGATGGCTGCCCATCAGCTCTTGCCATTGCAGAGAATGCCAATGTCCTCGCCAGATATGCCAGTATCTGCCAACAG AATGGCCTTGTGCCCATTGTGGAGCCAGAGATCCTGCCTGATGGAGACCATGACCTTCAGCGTTGCCAGTACGCCACAGAAAAG GTCCTGGCTGCTGTGTACAAGGCTCTGTCTGACCACCACGTGTACCTGGAGGGCACTCTGCTGAAGCCCAACATGGTCACTGCTGGACACTCCTGCTCTAAGAAGTACACCTCTCAGGAAGTTGCCATGGCTACAGTGACTGCTCTGAGGCGCACCGTGCCTGCCTCAGTGCCTG GCATCTGCTTCCTGTCCGGAGGGCAGAGTGAAGAGGAGGCCTCCGTCAACCTGAACGCCATCAATCAGGTTCCCCTGCACCGCCCCTGGAAGCTGACCTTCTCTTACGGTCGTGCACTCCAGGCTTCCGCTCTTGCCGCCTGGAAGGGCAAAGCTGAAAACAGGGCAGCCACACAGCAAGCTTTCATCACCAGAGCCAAG ATCAATGGCCTGGCTTCCAAAGGAGAGTACAAGCCCACCGGTGCAGCTGCCCAGGCCTCCACACAGTCTCTGTACACTGCCAGCTATGTATATTAA